The following proteins come from a genomic window of Campylobacter coli 76339:
- a CDS encoding Orotidine 5'-phosphate decarboxylase, with product MKLCVALDLATKEECLKLAKELKGLDLWLKVGLRAYLRDGFKFIEELKKIDGFKIFLDLKIHDIPNTMADACEEISKLGVDMINIHASAGKVAMQEVMSRLNRLNKRPLVLAVSALTSFDEENFYSIYKQNIDEAVINFSKMSYQNGLDGMVCSVFESKKIKEHTSSNFLTLTPGIRPFGETSDDQKRVANLTMARENLSDYIVVGRPIYKNEDPRAVCEKILDKIHRKNVSENDIEQNYEAIQQKEWDMCNHFEEWIKTQPDKEQALKEFYAKCGIKY from the coding sequence ATGAAACTCTGTGTAGCCCTTGATCTTGCCACTAAAGAAGAGTGTTTAAAACTTGCTAAAGAATTAAAAGGATTAGATCTTTGGTTAAAAGTGGGCTTAAGAGCTTATTTAAGAGATGGATTTAAATTTATAGAAGAGCTTAAAAAAATCGATGGATTTAAAATTTTTCTCGATCTTAAAATTCACGATATTCCCAACACCATGGCAGATGCTTGTGAGGAAATTTCAAAACTCGGTGTTGATATGATCAATATCCACGCAAGTGCTGGAAAAGTCGCCATGCAAGAAGTAATGTCTAGACTCAATCGCTTAAATAAAAGACCTTTGGTTTTAGCAGTTTCAGCACTTACTAGCTTTGATGAAGAAAATTTTTATAGTATTTATAAACAAAATATCGATGAAGCAGTGATTAATTTTTCAAAAATGTCTTATCAAAATGGACTTGATGGTATGGTATGTTCGGTTTTTGAAAGCAAAAAAATTAAAGAGCATACAAGTTCAAATTTCTTAACCCTTACTCCTGGAATTCGTCCTTTTGGAGAAACAAGCGATGATCAAAAACGCGTTGCCAATCTTACAATGGCTAGAGAAAATCTGAGTGATTATATCGTTGTGGGAAGACCTATATATAAAAATGAAGATCCTAGGGCTGTGTGTGAAAAAATTTTAGATAAAATACACAGAAAAAATGTAAGCGAAAACGATATAGAGCAAAATTACGAAGCAATTCAGCAAAAAGAATGGGATATGTGCAATCATTTTGAAGAATGGATCAAAACCCAACCTGATAAGGAGCAAGCTTTGAAAGAATTTTATGCTAAGTGTGGGATAAAATATTGA